The following are from one region of the Streptomyces decoyicus genome:
- a CDS encoding ABC transporter permease, producing the protein MFRTALRNVLAHKARLLMTVLAVMLGVAFVSGTLVFTSTISDAFRAGSQKSFDHVDVAVLPSSPDGPPGTRAEDPRLDGKALDTVSRLPGAASVTGIVTGYTGIGDKDGKLIGSGQSRGSNYFPGKDGKDARYPMKQGTAPTGADQFALDAGTATKGGYHVGDTVRISADGPVRQQKLTGIFTTDDGRVAAGGSLALFDTRTAQKLFGLSGGYTEIDVEAAAGTSQAALQQAIGKALPKDSATTSTGKELADAEAKVIDDNMQGMKTALLAFAAVALFVGIFLIANTFTMLVAQRTKELALLRAVGASRRQVTRSVLIEAFFVGAIAGVSGLVAGIGIAALLREVLNGFVATFPEGPLVVSPSTAVAALGIGTLITVLAAWLPARRGAKVPPVAAMNSVHAVATTKSLLVRNTLGALVAGIGTASVVVATSVYEGDDTSKIMLGGGGMLLLVGVFILTPLLSRPLIALATPVLRAFGISGLLARQNALRNPRRTATTASALMIGLTLITGMTVIAGSTQKGIDKLAVDALKADYTISMEGNTQLPTTAEKKVRDLPGVTALTPLREGMAKIGTGSAARQPTQLTGVDGAQFGSLVRPGISEGSLATLRGDRVLVDEDTATRNGWRAGSRLPVTFEDGKTATLTVSGVYQGNQMLNGVFVDNRTLAPHQKDISDKQLLVKMADGATDAHKDELVEALGKNPAVTVADKKDVSNAIASMFTLLLNMLYGLLAMAVIVAVLGVINTLAMSVFERSQEIGMLRAIGLDRRGIKRMVRLESLVISLFGGVLGIGLGVFMGWAVGQLISAHLSTYELVLPWARMGLFLGLAALVGVLAALWPAFRAARLNMLAAIKAE; encoded by the coding sequence ATGTTCCGTACCGCCTTGCGCAATGTGCTTGCGCACAAGGCCCGGCTGCTGATGACCGTCCTCGCCGTGATGCTCGGCGTGGCCTTCGTCTCCGGCACCCTGGTCTTCACCTCGACCATCTCCGACGCCTTCCGTGCCGGCTCCCAGAAGAGCTTCGACCACGTCGATGTCGCCGTGCTTCCCTCGTCGCCCGACGGGCCTCCCGGCACCCGGGCCGAGGACCCCCGGCTCGACGGCAAGGCGCTCGACACCGTGTCCCGTCTCCCCGGCGCCGCCTCCGTCACCGGCATCGTCACCGGCTACACCGGAATCGGCGACAAGGACGGCAAGCTGATCGGCTCGGGCCAGAGCCGCGGCAGCAACTACTTCCCCGGCAAGGACGGCAAGGACGCCCGCTACCCGATGAAGCAGGGCACGGCCCCCACCGGCGCGGACCAGTTCGCGCTGGACGCGGGCACCGCCACGAAGGGCGGCTACCACGTCGGCGACACCGTCCGGATATCCGCCGACGGACCGGTCCGGCAGCAGAAGCTGACCGGCATCTTCACCACCGACGACGGCCGGGTCGCCGCCGGCGGCTCGCTGGCCCTGTTCGACACCCGGACCGCGCAGAAGCTGTTCGGACTGTCCGGCGGATACACCGAGATCGACGTCGAGGCCGCGGCCGGGACGTCCCAGGCCGCACTCCAGCAGGCGATCGGCAAGGCGCTGCCCAAGGACAGCGCCACCACCTCCACCGGCAAGGAACTCGCCGACGCCGAAGCCAAGGTGATCGACGACAACATGCAGGGCATGAAGACCGCCCTGCTGGCCTTCGCCGCCGTCGCACTCTTCGTCGGCATCTTCCTCATCGCCAACACCTTCACCATGCTGGTCGCCCAGCGCACCAAGGAGCTGGCGCTGCTGCGGGCGGTCGGCGCGAGCCGGCGTCAGGTCACCCGCTCGGTCCTGATCGAGGCGTTCTTCGTCGGTGCGATCGCCGGGGTCTCCGGCCTGGTGGCCGGAATCGGCATCGCCGCACTGCTGCGGGAGGTGCTGAACGGCTTCGTCGCGACGTTCCCCGAGGGGCCGCTGGTGGTCTCGCCCTCCACGGCCGTCGCCGCCCTGGGCATCGGCACCCTCATCACGGTGCTGGCCGCCTGGCTGCCCGCGCGGCGCGGCGCGAAGGTTCCGCCGGTCGCCGCGATGAACAGCGTGCACGCCGTCGCCACCACCAAGTCACTGCTGGTCCGCAACACCCTCGGCGCGCTCGTCGCGGGCATCGGCACGGCCTCGGTCGTCGTCGCCACCTCCGTGTACGAGGGCGACGACACCAGCAAGATCATGCTGGGCGGCGGCGGGATGCTGCTGCTGGTCGGCGTGTTCATCCTGACGCCGCTGCTGTCCCGTCCGCTGATCGCGCTGGCCACCCCCGTCCTGCGTGCCTTCGGCATCTCCGGCCTCCTCGCCCGGCAGAACGCGCTGCGCAATCCGCGCCGTACGGCCACCACCGCCTCCGCGCTGATGATCGGGCTGACCCTGATCACCGGCATGACGGTGATCGCGGGCAGCACGCAGAAGGGCATCGACAAGCTGGCCGTCGACGCGCTCAAGGCCGACTACACCATCTCGATGGAGGGCAACACGCAGCTGCCCACCACCGCGGAGAAGAAGGTCCGCGACCTGCCCGGTGTCACCGCCCTCACCCCGCTGCGGGAGGGCATGGCGAAGATCGGCACCGGCAGCGCGGCCCGGCAGCCGACCCAGCTGACCGGCGTGGACGGCGCACAGTTCGGCTCGCTCGTCCGGCCCGGCATCAGCGAGGGGTCGCTCGCCACCCTGCGCGGCGACCGGGTCCTGGTGGACGAGGACACCGCCACCCGCAACGGCTGGCGGGCCGGCTCGCGGCTCCCCGTGACGTTCGAGGACGGCAAGACGGCCACCCTGACCGTCTCGGGGGTCTACCAGGGCAACCAGATGCTCAACGGCGTCTTCGTGGACAACCGCACGCTGGCTCCGCATCAGAAGGACATCAGCGACAAGCAGCTGCTGGTCAAGATGGCCGACGGCGCGACCGACGCGCACAAGGACGAGCTGGTCGAGGCGCTCGGCAAGAACCCGGCGGTCACCGTCGCGGACAAGAAGGACGTCTCGAACGCCATCGCCTCGATGTTCACCCTGCTGCTGAACATGCTCTACGGCCTGCTGGCCATGGCCGTGATCGTCGCGGTGCTCGGGGTCATCAACACCCTGGCGATGTCGGTCTTCGAACGCTCGCAGGAGATCGGCATGCTGCGGGCGATCGGCTTGGACCGGCGCGGCATCAAGCGGATGGTGCGGCTGGAGTCACTGGTCATCTCGCTGTTCGGCGGGGTGCTCGGCATCGGGCTCGGAGTGTTCATGGGCTGGGCGGTCGGTCAGCTGATCAGCGCCCACCTGTCCACCTACGAACTGGTGCTGCCCTGGGCCCGGATGGGCCTCTTCCTCGGCCTGGCCGCGCTCGTCGGCGTACTGGCCGCCCTGTGGCCGGCGTTCCGGGCCGCGAGGCTGAACATGCTGGCGGCCATCAAGGCCGAATGA
- a CDS encoding class I SAM-dependent methyltransferase codes for MADAAGRLTKLAEEVLGAPLPVRIRAWDRSESGPPGAPTLVIRNRRALRRLLFKPGELGLARAWVAGDLDIEGDLYAALDVLAGLIWERGTDAPKPQRAAVLRALARPEIRAAAREMLTLAGVPVPPTPPAEEVRRRRGPLHTLRRDKEAISHHYDVGNDFYALVLGPSMVYSCAYWGPAETTGDAVGSLEDAQRDKLDLICRKLGLQEGARLLDVGCGWGSMVLHAAREYGVRAVGITLSEEQATFARKRIAEAGLADRIEIRVQDYREIKDEPFDAVSSIGMAEHVGRTQYAEYAEALYSLLRPGGRLLNHQIARRPVADEETYHVDEFIDRYVFPDGELAPLGRTVGQLEEAGFEVRDVEAIREHYALTLRRWVANLERHWDEAARLTSVGRARVWRLYMAACALSFERNRIGVNQVLAVRTPEPGASGMPLRAREWRSGTHRG; via the coding sequence ATGGCCGACGCCGCTGGACGGCTCACCAAGCTCGCCGAGGAGGTGCTGGGAGCCCCGCTCCCCGTACGGATCCGCGCCTGGGACCGCAGCGAGTCCGGCCCGCCGGGGGCACCCACACTCGTCATCCGCAATCGCCGGGCGTTGCGGCGGCTGCTGTTCAAGCCGGGTGAGCTGGGTCTGGCCCGTGCGTGGGTGGCCGGCGACCTCGATATCGAGGGCGATCTCTACGCCGCGCTCGATGTGCTCGCCGGTCTGATCTGGGAGCGCGGCACCGACGCCCCCAAACCGCAGCGCGCCGCCGTGCTGCGCGCCCTGGCCCGTCCGGAGATCCGCGCCGCCGCCCGGGAGATGCTGACCCTGGCCGGCGTCCCGGTCCCGCCGACGCCGCCCGCGGAAGAGGTCAGACGCCGTCGTGGACCGCTGCACACCCTGCGGCGCGACAAGGAAGCCATCAGCCACCACTACGACGTCGGCAACGACTTCTACGCCTTGGTGCTCGGTCCGTCGATGGTCTACTCGTGCGCCTACTGGGGGCCCGCGGAGACCACCGGAGACGCTGTCGGCAGTCTTGAGGACGCCCAGCGCGACAAGCTCGACCTGATCTGCCGCAAGCTCGGGCTCCAGGAGGGCGCGCGGCTGCTCGACGTCGGCTGCGGCTGGGGTTCGATGGTGCTGCACGCGGCCCGCGAGTACGGCGTACGGGCGGTCGGCATCACGCTCTCCGAGGAGCAGGCCACCTTCGCCCGTAAGCGCATCGCCGAGGCCGGGCTGGCCGACCGGATCGAGATCCGGGTGCAGGACTACCGCGAGATCAAGGACGAGCCGTTCGACGCCGTCTCCTCGATCGGGATGGCCGAGCATGTCGGCCGGACGCAGTACGCGGAGTACGCCGAGGCGCTGTACTCCCTGCTGAGGCCCGGCGGGCGGCTGCTCAACCACCAGATCGCCCGCCGGCCGGTGGCCGACGAGGAGACGTATCACGTCGACGAGTTCATCGACCGGTATGTGTTCCCGGACGGTGAGCTGGCGCCGCTCGGCCGGACCGTCGGCCAGCTGGAAGAGGCCGGGTTCGAGGTGCGGGACGTGGAGGCGATCCGTGAGCACTATGCGCTGACGCTGCGGCGCTGGGTCGCCAACCTGGAGCGGCACTGGGACGAGGCCGCGCGGCTCACGTCCGTGGGGCGGGCCCGGGTGTGGCGGCTGTACATGGCCGCGTGCGCGCTGTCCTTCGAGCGCAACCGGATAGGAGTCAACCAGGTGCTGGCCGTCCGTACGCCGGAGCCCGGGGCCTCGGGGATGCCGCTGCGGGCGCGCGAGTGGCGCTCCGGCACCCACCGCGGCTGA
- a CDS encoding NAD(P)/FAD-dependent oxidoreductase: protein MSTTERPRILVVGGGYVGLYAARRILKKMRYGEATVTVVDPRSYMTYQPFLPEAAAGSISPRHVVVPLRRVLPKAEVLTGRVTTIDQDRKVATIAPLVGEAYELPFDYLVIAMGAVSRTFPIPGLAENGIGMKGVEEAIGLRNHVLEQLDKADSTTDEDVRRKALTFVFVGGGFAGAETIGEVEDMARDAAKYYNNVKREDMRFLLVDVADKILPEVGPKLGAYGKEHLESRGVEVYLKTGMDSCVDGHVKLNNGLEVDSNTIVWTAGVKPNPALARFGLPLGPRGHVDTGTTLQVQGTDYIWAAGDNAQVPDLVGRKAGNENAWCPPNAQHALRQAKILGDNVVSGMRGFPQKDYSHANKGAVAGLGLHKGVAMIVMGKMKIKLKGRLAWYMHRAYHGMAMPTFNRKIRVFADWTLAMFLKREVVSLGAMENPREEFYEAAKPAPAPPTAAEAGDKTKAKAS, encoded by the coding sequence ATGAGCACCACGGAGCGTCCCAGGATCCTCGTTGTAGGCGGTGGGTACGTAGGCCTGTACGCGGCACGTCGCATCCTCAAGAAGATGCGGTACGGCGAGGCGACCGTCACGGTCGTCGACCCGCGCTCGTACATGACGTACCAGCCCTTCCTCCCTGAAGCTGCGGCCGGCAGCATCTCCCCCCGCCACGTCGTGGTTCCGCTACGACGCGTGCTCCCCAAGGCGGAGGTTCTCACCGGCCGGGTCACGACCATCGACCAGGACCGCAAGGTGGCGACGATCGCCCCGCTGGTCGGCGAGGCGTACGAGCTGCCCTTCGACTACCTGGTCATCGCGATGGGCGCGGTCTCCCGTACCTTCCCGATCCCCGGTCTGGCCGAGAACGGCATCGGCATGAAGGGCGTGGAAGAGGCCATCGGCCTGCGCAACCACGTGCTGGAGCAGCTGGACAAGGCCGACTCCACGACCGACGAGGACGTCCGCCGCAAGGCGCTGACCTTCGTCTTCGTGGGCGGTGGCTTCGCGGGTGCGGAGACCATCGGCGAGGTCGAGGACATGGCCCGTGATGCCGCGAAGTACTACAACAACGTGAAGCGCGAGGACATGCGCTTCCTGCTGGTCGACGTCGCCGACAAGATCCTCCCCGAGGTCGGCCCGAAGCTCGGTGCCTACGGCAAGGAGCACCTCGAGAGCCGCGGCGTCGAGGTCTACCTCAAGACCGGCATGGACTCCTGCGTCGACGGCCACGTGAAGCTCAACAACGGCCTCGAGGTCGACTCCAACACCATCGTGTGGACCGCGGGCGTCAAGCCGAACCCGGCGCTGGCCCGCTTCGGTCTGCCGCTCGGCCCGCGCGGCCACGTCGACACCGGGACCACCCTCCAGGTGCAGGGCACCGACTACATCTGGGCGGCCGGCGACAACGCGCAGGTCCCCGACCTGGTCGGGCGCAAGGCCGGCAACGAGAACGCCTGGTGCCCGCCGAACGCGCAGCACGCGCTGCGGCAGGCCAAGATCCTCGGCGACAACGTGGTGTCCGGGATGCGCGGCTTCCCGCAGAAGGACTACAGCCACGCCAACAAGGGTGCGGTCGCCGGTCTGGGCCTGCACAAGGGCGTCGCGATGATCGTCATGGGCAAGATGAAGATCAAGCTCAAGGGCCGTCTCGCCTGGTACATGCACCGCGCGTACCACGGTATGGCGATGCCGACGTTCAACCGCAAGATCCGGGTCTTCGCCGACTGGACGCTGGCCATGTTCCTCAAGCGCGAGGTCGTCTCGCTCGGCGCCATGGAGAACCCCCGCGAGGAGTTCTACGAGGCCGCCAAGCCGGCGCCGGCGCCGCCGACCGCCGCCGAGGCCGGGGACAAGACGAAGGCCAAGGCTTCCTGA
- a CDS encoding Ppx/GppA phosphatase family protein: protein MKRVAAIDCGTNSIRLLVADADPATGELKDLDRRMQIVRLGQGVDRTGRLAPEALERTFAACREYAAVIKGLGAEQVRFVATSASRDAENREDFVRGVVDILGVEPEVITGDQEAEFSFNGATKELTARADLERPFLVVDIGGGSTEFVLGSESVRAARSVDVGCVRMTERHLVHGGDISDPPAPGQIAAIKADVAAALDRAEETVPLGEAATLVGLAGSVTTVAAIALGLGQYDSEAIHHSRISLAKVREITGMLLSSTHAERAAIPVMHPGRVDVIAAGALVLLSIMERTGAGEVVVSEHDILDGIAWSLAG, encoded by the coding sequence GTGAAGCGGGTCGCCGCCATCGACTGCGGTACGAACTCCATCCGGCTGCTGGTCGCCGACGCCGACCCGGCGACGGGTGAGCTGAAGGACCTCGACCGCCGGATGCAGATCGTCCGGCTGGGCCAGGGCGTCGACCGTACCGGGCGGCTGGCGCCCGAGGCGCTGGAGCGCACCTTCGCGGCCTGCCGGGAGTACGCCGCGGTGATCAAGGGCCTGGGCGCCGAGCAGGTCCGCTTCGTGGCGACCTCCGCCTCCCGGGACGCCGAGAACCGCGAGGACTTCGTCCGCGGTGTGGTGGACATCCTGGGCGTGGAGCCCGAGGTGATCACCGGTGACCAGGAGGCGGAGTTCTCCTTCAACGGCGCCACCAAGGAGCTCACCGCCCGCGCGGATCTCGAGCGGCCCTTCCTGGTGGTCGACATCGGCGGCGGCTCGACCGAGTTCGTCCTCGGCAGCGAGTCCGTCCGCGCCGCGCGCTCGGTCGACGTCGGCTGCGTCCGGATGACCGAGCGGCACCTGGTGCACGGCGGCGACATCAGCGACCCGCCGGCCCCGGGGCAGATCGCGGCCATAAAGGCCGATGTCGCGGCGGCACTGGACCGGGCCGAGGAGACCGTCCCGCTGGGCGAGGCCGCCACCCTCGTGGGCCTGGCGGGCTCCGTGACCACGGTCGCCGCGATCGCGCTGGGCCTGGGCCAGTACGACTCCGAGGCCATTCACCACTCCCGGATCTCCCTGGCGAAGGTCCGCGAGATCACCGGCATGCTGCTGTCCTCCACCCATGCCGAGCGCGCGGCCATCCCCGTCATGCACCCGGGCCGGGTCGACGTGATCGCCGCGGGTGCGCTCGTACTGCTGTCGATCATGGAGCGGACGGGCGCCGGGGAGGTCGTCGTCAGCGAGCACGACATCCTGGACGGCATCGCCTGGAGCCTCGCCGGCTGA
- a CDS encoding DUF501 domain-containing protein: protein MDTPPPQTEPTEPTDADIAAFREQLGRPPRGLRAIAHRCPCGQPDVVETAPRLEDGTPFPTLYYLTCPRAASAIGTLEANGVMKEMTERLAADPELAAAYRAAHEDYIRRRDAIEVLQGFPSAGGMPDRVKCLHVLVGHSLAAGPGVNPLGDEALAMLPEWWKKGPCVTPCQDTPVAQDAPEGDAK, encoded by the coding sequence ATGGACACCCCCCCGCCCCAGACCGAGCCCACCGAGCCCACCGACGCGGACATCGCCGCCTTCCGGGAACAGCTCGGCCGCCCGCCGCGCGGCCTGCGCGCCATCGCGCACCGCTGCCCCTGCGGGCAGCCGGATGTCGTCGAGACGGCGCCGCGCCTGGAGGACGGCACGCCCTTCCCCACGCTCTACTACCTCACCTGCCCGCGCGCGGCCTCCGCGATCGGCACGCTGGAGGCCAACGGCGTGATGAAGGAGATGACCGAGCGGCTGGCGGCCGACCCTGAGCTGGCTGCCGCCTACCGGGCCGCTCATGAGGACTACATCCGCCGGCGGGACGCCATCGAGGTGCTGCAAGGCTTCCCGAGCGCGGGCGGCATGCCGGACCGGGTCAAGTGCCTGCACGTCCTCGTCGGCCATTCGCTGGCGGCCGGGCCGGGCGTCAACCCGCTCGGCGACGAGGCCCTCGCGATGCTGCCGGAGTGGTGGAAGAAGGGGCCGTGCGTGACGCCCTGCCAGGACACCCCGGTAGCCCAGGATGCTCCCGAAGGAGACGCCAAGTGA
- a CDS encoding FtsB family cell division protein: MPADRFSTATRLKALGEQAAARVYRARPPRRNRLTGRAALLALVMCSLVVALAYPIRQYVSQRSDIADQRRKAQDAGAALDRLREQKARWQDPEYVRQQARRHLHYVMPGETGYIVQDGSGTGSAPKGPQAAQRPWYENLWDTVDAADKR; this comes from the coding sequence GTGCCCGCGGACCGGTTCTCGACCGCGACCCGACTCAAGGCGCTCGGCGAGCAGGCCGCCGCCCGCGTCTACCGAGCCCGCCCGCCCCGCCGCAACCGCCTCACCGGCCGTGCCGCACTGCTGGCGCTGGTGATGTGCTCCCTGGTCGTCGCCCTCGCGTATCCCATAAGGCAGTACGTCTCCCAGCGTTCGGACATCGCCGACCAGCGCCGCAAGGCCCAGGACGCCGGCGCCGCCCTGGACCGGCTGCGCGAGCAGAAGGCCCGCTGGCAGGACCCGGAGTACGTACGCCAGCAGGCCCGCCGGCATCTGCACTACGTCATGCCGGGCGAGACCGGATACATCGTCCAGGACGGCTCCGGCACCGGCTCCGCACCGAAGGGGCCGCAAGCGGCGCAGCGCCCCTGGTACGAGAACCTGTGGGACACCGTCGACGCGGCCGACAAGCGGTAG
- the eno gene encoding phosphopyruvate hydratase, whose amino-acid sequence MPSIDVVVAREILDSRGNPTVEVEVGLDDGSTGRAAVPSGASTGAFEAIELRDGDPNRYLGKGVEKAVLAVIEQIGPELVGYDATEQRLIDQAMFDLDATDNKGSLGANAILGVSLAVAHAASEASDLPLFRYLGGPNAHVLPVPMMNILNGGSHADSNVDIQEFMIAPIGAESFSEALRWGAEVYHTLKKVLKTKGLATGLGDEGGFAPNLGSNREALDLILEAIKEAGYAPGQDIALALDVAASEFYKDGKYQFEGKDRSAAEMTEYYEELVAAYPLVSIEDPLFEDDWAGWKVITDKLGAKVQLVGDDLFVTNPERLARGIDEGSANALLVKVNQIGSLTETLDAVELAQRNGFKCMMSHRSGETEDVTIADLAVATNCGQIKTGAPARSERVAKYNQLLRIEEILDDAAVYAGRSAFPRFRHGS is encoded by the coding sequence GTGCCGTCGATCGACGTCGTCGTAGCCCGCGAAATTCTCGACTCGCGAGGTAATCCCACGGTCGAGGTCGAGGTCGGCCTCGACGATGGCAGCACCGGCCGTGCCGCCGTCCCGTCCGGTGCCTCCACCGGCGCCTTCGAGGCCATCGAGCTCCGCGACGGCGACCCGAACCGCTACCTGGGCAAGGGCGTGGAGAAGGCGGTCCTGGCCGTCATCGAGCAGATCGGCCCGGAGCTCGTCGGCTACGACGCGACCGAGCAGCGGCTGATCGACCAGGCCATGTTCGACCTGGACGCCACCGACAACAAGGGCTCGCTCGGCGCCAACGCCATCCTCGGCGTCTCCCTCGCCGTCGCGCACGCCGCCTCCGAGGCCAGCGACCTCCCGCTGTTCCGTTACCTGGGCGGCCCGAACGCGCACGTCCTGCCCGTCCCGATGATGAACATCCTGAACGGCGGCTCGCACGCCGACTCCAACGTGGACATCCAGGAGTTCATGATCGCCCCGATCGGCGCGGAGTCCTTCTCCGAGGCGCTGCGCTGGGGCGCCGAGGTCTACCACACCCTCAAGAAGGTCCTGAAGACCAAGGGTCTGGCCACCGGCCTCGGCGACGAGGGCGGCTTCGCCCCGAACCTGGGCTCCAACCGCGAGGCCCTCGACCTCATCCTCGAGGCCATCAAGGAAGCCGGCTACGCCCCCGGCCAGGACATCGCGCTCGCGCTGGACGTCGCCGCCTCCGAGTTCTACAAGGACGGCAAGTACCAGTTCGAGGGCAAGGACCGCTCGGCCGCCGAGATGACCGAGTACTACGAGGAGCTGGTGGCGGCCTACCCGCTCGTCTCCATCGAGGACCCGCTGTTCGAGGACGACTGGGCCGGCTGGAAGGTCATCACCGACAAGCTCGGCGCCAAGGTCCAGCTCGTCGGCGACGACCTGTTCGTCACCAACCCCGAGCGCCTCGCCCGTGGCATCGACGAGGGCTCCGCCAACGCGCTGCTGGTGAAGGTCAACCAGATCGGTTCGCTGACCGAGACCCTGGACGCCGTCGAGCTGGCCCAGCGCAACGGCTTCAAGTGCATGATGTCGCACCGCTCCGGTGAGACCGAGGACGTCACCATCGCCGACCTCGCCGTCGCCACCAACTGCGGCCAGATCAAGACCGGCGCCCCGGCCCGCTCCGAGCGCGTCGCCAAGTACAACCAGCTGCTGCGCATCGAGGAGATCCTCGACGACGCCGCGGTCTACGCCGGCCGCTCCGCCTTCCCGCGGTTCCGTCACGGCAGCTGA
- a CDS encoding LysM peptidoglycan-binding domain-containing protein, translating to MLIIKGKHRRPSKAVRVATLAGIAGAAVAVPLMGATSASAASVSTWDKVAQCESGGNWSINTGNGYYGGLQFSNSSWAAAGGTKYAPRADLASKSQQIAAAEKLLAIQGPGAWSCAGAGNLTAGGPAADVDTSGSAQTKSAPQQDQGKTEAKKAPAAPEQHASRSTERKSMGHGNYTVKAGDTLAKIAKAHGSDWKSVYKANKSVIGGNPNLIFPGQKLNV from the coding sequence ATGCTGATCATCAAGGGCAAGCACCGTCGTCCGTCCAAGGCCGTCCGCGTCGCCACCCTCGCCGGCATCGCCGGTGCTGCCGTGGCCGTCCCGCTGATGGGTGCCACCTCCGCCTCCGCCGCCTCGGTCTCCACCTGGGACAAGGTCGCCCAGTGCGAGTCCGGCGGCAACTGGTCGATCAACACCGGTAACGGCTACTACGGTGGCCTGCAGTTCTCCAACTCCAGCTGGGCCGCCGCCGGTGGCACCAAGTACGCGCCGCGCGCCGACCTGGCCAGCAAGTCCCAGCAGATCGCCGCCGCCGAGAAGCTCCTCGCCATCCAGGGCCCGGGTGCCTGGTCCTGCGCCGGTGCCGGCAACCTGACCGCCGGTGGCCCGGCCGCCGACGTCGACACCTCCGGCTCCGCGCAGACCAAGTCCGCGCCGCAGCAGGACCAGGGCAAGACCGAGGCGAAGAAGGCCCCGGCCGCCCCCGAGCAGCACGCCTCGCGGTCCACCGAGCGCAAGTCCATGGGCCACGGCAACTACACCGTCAAGGCGGGCGACACCCTCGCCAAGATCGCCAAGGCCCACGGCAGCGACTGGAAGTCGGTCTACAAGGCCAACAAGTCGGTCATCGGCGGCAACCCGAACCTGATCTTCCCGGGTCAGAAGCTCAACGTCTGA
- a CDS encoding transglycosylase family protein: MRSGNGRHRRPRQAPAIFVTVGVTGAGIALPLLGASGAHAADTATWDKVAQCESGGVWSAASGNGYYGGLQLTQELWDTYGGAAYASRPDLASRSQQIAVAQSILDARGPDQWSSCAVSAGLAKDGRAPEVDPGSTATPSPAPSDADGSSDPWDSSGSSGAHDDTDSAGQQHDESGDEPSDPAPSPDATDSDRSGDASTSPEPSDPATPDDSTTPGDRDRDPSQSADPSDGGSRPDTTGTPQETPAKGKHRGGAGDDEDRSSGGRHASRGDDAHRTGPAADGDYTVRPGDTLSAIAQAHRLPGGWTALYEGNEGVIGSDADLIKPGQLLDLGHAAG, encoded by the coding sequence ATGCGTTCCGGGAACGGCCGACATCGTCGCCCCCGTCAGGCACCGGCCATCTTTGTCACGGTGGGAGTGACCGGGGCCGGCATCGCCCTGCCACTGCTCGGTGCGAGCGGCGCTCACGCCGCCGACACCGCGACCTGGGACAAGGTCGCCCAGTGCGAGAGCGGCGGCGTCTGGAGCGCGGCCTCGGGCAACGGCTACTACGGCGGACTCCAGCTCACCCAGGAGCTGTGGGACACCTACGGCGGCGCGGCCTACGCCTCGCGCCCCGACCTCGCCAGCCGCTCCCAGCAGATCGCGGTGGCCCAGTCGATCCTCGACGCCCGCGGCCCGGACCAGTGGTCGAGCTGTGCGGTGAGCGCCGGTCTCGCCAAGGACGGGCGTGCGCCGGAGGTCGACCCGGGCAGCACCGCCACCCCCTCGCCCGCCCCGTCGGACGCGGACGGCTCCTCGGACCCCTGGGACTCGTCCGGTTCGTCCGGCGCGCACGACGACACGGACTCCGCCGGGCAGCAGCACGACGAGTCCGGCGACGAGCCGTCCGATCCGGCGCCCTCGCCCGACGCCACGGATTCCGACCGCTCCGGCGACGCGTCCACGAGCCCGGAGCCGTCCGACCCGGCGACGCCGGACGACTCGACGACGCCGGGCGACCGGGACCGCGACCCGTCGCAGTCCGCCGACCCGTCCGACGGGGGCAGCCGTCCGGACACCACCGGCACCCCGCAGGAGACGCCCGCGAAGGGTAAGCACCGCGGCGGTGCGGGCGACGACGAGGACAGGTCCTCGGGTGGCCGGCATGCCTCGCGGGGCGATGACGCGCACCGCACGGGCCCGGCGGCCGACGGCGACTACACCGTGCGGCCGGGTGACACGCTGTCAGCCATCGCCCAGGCCCACCGGCTGCCCGGTGGCTGGACCGCGCTCTACGAGGGCAACGAGGGCGTCATCGGCTCCGACGCGGACCTGATCAAGCCGGGCCAACTGCTCGATCTGGGGCACGCGGCAGGGTAG